TTTATCTACTTTTGGTTCTGAAGATTGATCTTGATGGTGAGCAGGTCTGAATGTGGACATGTATCTTCTCTCCTTAGAGTTTATTATTTGTTTCCTAAGAAACAATATCATCCTAACACACTTTTGATTCCGAGGAAACAAAATATCAAGCATAAAAAAACACCCTGCCGGGTGAAGGTAGCTCTGCCTGAACTATTATGCCTAAAGTATATAGGGGAATCAATCTTCTTCCGTGCCGTCCTCCAGCTCCTGCTTCTTAATCTCTTCATCCAAGTGCCTATTGTACTTCTCCATGAAGCTGAGCATACCGGCATACTGGCTGTCGGTCACCTGCTCAAACACAGGTCTGTCCCGCTCCCGGAACTCACGGTGCAATTCGTCATGGATCTGATATACAGCCATCCCTTGAACAGTAAGTCTGAAATAGATTTCCTTCTGATTGTCCGGTTTCTGGTAGCTCTCGATAAGCCCCTTGTGCAGGAGCTTCCGTGTAATCTTGCTGATCGCCCCCCTAGTCATGTACAAGGCCTCTGCAAGCTTGGTCACGTTCGCGTCTGCATGTGTTCCGATGTATTCAATACAGTGCACCTCGGAGGGTTTATTGCCCTTAAGACTAATCTCCATCTTCGACTTGTTCAGCCAGTTCATCTTATTGAATAATTCCCGGAAGGCGGTTAAGACCTGTTCCTCTTTGTTCATTGCTGGTCCCCCTCAAGTGGAAACGGCTTTGCCGTCCTTTAATAGGACGGTACCGTTTCGGCGAGAAATAGAAGGATAATGTATAGCGTGTAACCTATACATTATCCTTCTATTTCTAAAAAAACAGACGCCAGCGGCGTCTGTCTAAATAACCTTTATCCCTGAACTACAGACCGTAGTACTTGGACTTGTCCGGTCCGTTGCTGGTATATTCCGTCTTCAGTTCATTGCGGTACGAACGCTCAATCTTGCGCACATATGAAAGTCTGCGGACATTCTTCATGACTTCCTCGGCGCGCTCCGCATTGACGTACATTACCGCATAGTGCATTTTACGGGAAACGTAGTGCAGTGTGCCGTACTTCTCCAGGTTGCGCGCCGCCTTGACGTCGCTAACCCATACAATATAACCTGTCCGTTCCGCAAACATAAGCTCCTCCGCCTCTCTTTCTCTATCTCCTTACGGGTCAGCTTATCCGCAGGAACATTTGCCGCCGCTGCCGCATCCGCCTTTGGGGGACGGGTCGTTACCGGGAACCTTAATGCTGTCCGAGACCGAGAATGCGATCGCCTCAGACATGGAATGAAGAATATCATCCAGCGTCTTCTCAGCATTCTTGAACCGGACCACCGCTTCGAACTGCTCCAGTTCCCGCTCTACAGCCTCAACCTCATCCTTGGCCGAGTGATAGTTCGGGTGAAAATGACCAAACCGCTGTGTCTCGTCAAACAGCTCCTTCTTGCCTTGCAGCCGTTTGATCATGGCCTGGATTTCGGGATGGTTATCCACCTGTCCCTTCCAGTATAGGTAATCCGACACTTCTGCGGATTGATTAATCATATCGCCTAATTCATAGGCGTATGTCAGCACTTCGGCCATATCGACCGTATTTAATTCCGCTACGCTCATGAACTTCAACTCTTTTCTGCATTTAATGTTCTACCGCAGCGATAGACTACCTTATCATAACATATCCGCCCGCCTCAGCAGAAGAAGAATTTCTGTA
The sequence above is a segment of the Paenibacillus sp. FSL R7-0204 genome. Coding sequences within it:
- a CDS encoding YlbG family protein yields the protein MFAERTGYIVWVSDVKAARNLEKYGTLHYVSRKMHYAVMYVNAERAEEVMKNVRRLSYVRKIERSYRNELKTEYTSNGPDKSKYYGL
- a CDS encoding YlbF family regulator translates to MSVAELNTVDMAEVLTYAYELGDMINQSAEVSDYLYWKGQVDNHPEIQAMIKRLQGKKELFDETQRFGHFHPNYHSAKDEVEAVERELEQFEAVVRFKNAEKTLDDILHSMSEAIAFSVSDSIKVPGNDPSPKGGCGSGGKCSCG
- a CDS encoding MarR family transcriptional regulator; protein product: MNKEEQVLTAFRELFNKMNWLNKSKMEISLKGNKPSEVHCIEYIGTHADANVTKLAEALYMTRGAISKITRKLLHKGLIESYQKPDNQKEIYFRLTVQGMAVYQIHDELHREFRERDRPVFEQVTDSQYAGMLSFMEKYNRHLDEEIKKQELEDGTEED